The Flavobacterium sp. 102 genomic interval CAGAAGCTAATACCAAAATCATAAACATCGAAGTGAACTTAGGGGTTTGACTTCTGATGCCGCCTAAATCGGCTATCGTTCTCGTTTCATATCTTCTGAAAATCACTTCAGCCGCAAAGAACAATCCAACGATTACAAAACCGTGGGCAATCATTTGCGAAACTGCACCACTTAATCCGTCAAGGGTTAAAGTATAACAACCTGCGGCGATTAAGCCAACGTGCGCCAAAGACGAATAAGCCAATAATTTCTTTAAATCCTTTTGGCGTAAAGCCACTATCGAACCATAAATCACACCGGCAATACTCAACCCGATTAATACCGGCATATAAGTTTTGGCAGCACTAGGCGCGATAGGTAATTGCCAACGGATAACGCTGTATAATCCCATTTTCAGCATGATACCGGACAAAAGCATGGTTCCAACGGTTGGTGCTTTTTGGTATACTTTTGCCTGCCAAGTGTGGAAAGGAATAATAGGAATTTTGATGGCATAAGCTAAGAAGAAAGCGAAGAAAATCCAACATTCTTCCGTTGTTGTTAAATCTAGTTTGTATAAATCTTCTAAAAGGAAACTTCCGGCTTTTGAATACAAATATGCAAAAGCGATGAGCATGAATAAGGAACCTCCAAGCGTGTAGATAAAGAATTTCACCACGGCTTTTTTGCGTTCTTCGGCATCACCATTACCCCAAATTAAAGCGATGAAGTAAATCGGAATCAAAGCCAATTCCCAGAAGATATAGTATAATAATCCGTCGGCGGCTAAGAAAGTTCCAACCATTGCAAACGACATAAATAAAACTAAAGCGTAGAAGTTTTTAGCGTTGGTAAAGCTGTTTCCAAAAGAGGAGAAAACAATCAACGGAGTCAGCGCCGTGGTCAATAAAACCATCGCCATGGATAAACCGTCGGCTTTGAAAGCTAAGGCTACTTTTGGGTTGGCAATCCAATTTCCGTTGAAACTGATGTTTGTTCCTTGGTTCAATAAGTTTAACAAATACAAAGACAAACCTAAAGCGCCTAAACTGAATACCAGCGCGACTTTCGAAGCCAATTTATCTCCTGCGAAAAACGTGGCGATTGCACCAACAAGAAGTAATAATAATATAGTAGTTACATCCATTATGTAAAATTATTGAACTGTTTTAGTTGTAATAAATAAATAAGTTATGATGGCACAAACTCCAATTACAAAGGCAAAAAGGTATAAACCAATGTTTCCGTTGTGTAATTTTTTCCCTTGCGTTCCTAAACCGTTAGCCAATGTTCCGAAACCGTAAACCACTTTGCCTAAAGCCGGTTCTAAAGTGGTACGGAAGAAATTCGCCAAACTGTTGATTGGTTTTACAATTAAGAACATATAGAATTCGTCTACATAATATTTGTTGTACACGGTTTTTGAAAAACCAGTGATTTCAGAATCTTGTTTTGGTACAAATCCACTTTTGATGTATTTGGCATTCGCCCAAATAATTCCGACGATAGCTCCGGCTAAAGCAATTCCCATTAAGATAAATTCTTGGGTTCCTAAATGATGCGCTTCGTGTTTGGCTGCCAAAACAGGTTCTAAGAAATGGTTCAACCACATGCTTCCCGGTAAATTGATTGCGCCACCGATAACGGCTAAAATCGCTAAGATTACCAATGGAATGGTGATTAAGCTTGGGCTTTCGTGTAAGTGGTGTTTTTGTTCTTCTGTTCCGCGGAATTCTTTGAAGAAAGTCAGGTACATCAATCGGAACATATAGAAAGCGGTCATAATCGAAGCAATCGAAGCGACCACCCATAATACTTTATTGTGTTCAAAAGCAACCATCAAGATTTCGTCTTTCGACCAGAAACCTGCGAACGGGAAAATACCGGCAATCGCTAAGGTGGAAATCATCATCGTCCAGAACGTGATTGGCATTGCTTTGCGTAAACCACCCATTTTTCTCATGTCTTGTTCGCCATGCAATCCGTGAATTACCGAACCCGAACCTAAGAACAAACAAGCTTTGAAGAAGGCATGTGTGATTACGTGGAAAACCGCTACCGTGTAAGCTCCTAAACCTAAAGCTAAGAA includes:
- a CDS encoding NuoM family protein — its product is MDVTTILLLLLVGAIATFFAGDKLASKVALVFSLGALGLSLYLLNLLNQGTNISFNGNWIANPKVALAFKADGLSMAMVLLTTALTPLIVFSSFGNSFTNAKNFYALVLFMSFAMVGTFLAADGLLYYIFWELALIPIYFIALIWGNGDAEERKKAVVKFFIYTLGGSLFMLIAFAYLYSKAGSFLLEDLYKLDLTTTEECWIFFAFFLAYAIKIPIIPFHTWQAKVYQKAPTVGTMLLSGIMLKMGLYSVIRWQLPIAPSAAKTYMPVLIGLSIAGVIYGSIVALRQKDLKKLLAYSSLAHVGLIAAGCYTLTLDGLSGAVSQMIAHGFVIVGLFFAAEVIFRRYETRTIADLGGIRSQTPKFTSMFMILVLASVALPGTFNFVGEFTVLYSLSQVNIWFAVLGGTTIILGAYYMLKMFQDVMLGETNTKVFKDVTTNEAITFIVIIAFLLFFGLYPKPIVDMVTPSLKEILEVINK